In Lates calcarifer isolate ASB-BC8 linkage group LG15, TLL_Latcal_v3, whole genome shotgun sequence, one genomic interval encodes:
- the LOC108887871 gene encoding DEP domain-containing protein 1B, with amino-acid sequence MEGKVIGPGPYRATKLWNETIKLFRGGMPLRRHWAHFRYYDCSFTGSEAVDYLHELLRRNYNFGPEVTRYQTLQLLRKFLKAHVIEDIKGRHGTEDFEDNSHLYRFPTLSPLKSFPSRPLLRDSCDLPRLIRWDDYEELPQQENIAPLKSAVMTSDLWNKRHSVAIGDVHECKLIRRKEITPKQVDHIWKSMTVAHLQRVLGLKSLDGVLNPSHVNGKHIVHNVFSINKAGIVILENKAEDMPYWVVSAMKCLANWPNGNETKQPVYPGFERDVLKTVGDYFQRLKEPLLTFHLYEVFVNILSLLQEQEVATEALQVSSLLLPPANRRRLQLLLRLMARVCQNPHLPPLNDTITTRTLMVQMFSHCVLGSVDEMDLDELLATKLVTFMMEHHNTIFQVPTKLRCQVEEHLSHLKRVQIKYAGSDTDFSASPAFCKQISRVESEEQKVIGTQTPLQELLEGLIADKELPAKDKRKRLKQFQRSYPEVYHNRFPTEESKAAVIPEKTPRLKPHLMFFNLKKPFQPFQRSWSFRA; translated from the exons ATGGAAGGTAAAGTCATCGGACCGGGTCCATACCGGGCGACGAAGCTG TGGAATGAAACCATTAAACTCTTCAGAGGAGGCATGCCGCTGAGAAGGCACTGGGCGCACTTTCGCTACTATGATTGCAGTTTCACGGGATCCGAGGCTGTGGATTACCTGCATGAGCTTCTGAGACGCAACTACAACTTTGGGCCTGAAGTGACACGCTACCAAACCCTCCAGCTGCTCCGGAAGTTCCTCAAGGCCCATGTCATTGAAGACATCAAAGGACGCCACGGGACAGAAGACTTTGAAGACAATAGCCATCTGTACAG GTTCCCCACACTCTCTCCTCTGAAGTCTTTTCCATCAAGGCCTCTGTTGAGAGACAGTTGTGACCTGCCCAGACTCATCCGCTGGGACGACTACGAAGAACTGCCTCAGCAGGAAAACATTGCACCCCTCAAATCTGCTGtcatg ACTTCCGATTTGTGGAATAAAAGACACAGCGTAGCTATTGGCGATGTGCATGAATGCAAGCTCATACGCAGGAAGGAGATTACTCCAAAACAAGTGGACCACATCTGGAAATCCATGACAGTTGCACA TTTACAGAGAGTGCTGGGCCTAAAGTCTTTGGATGGAGTGTTAAACCCCTCACATGTGAACGGCAAACACATTGTTCACAATGTGTTCAGTATTAATAAGGCGGGAATAGTCATATTGGAGAACAAAGCCG AGGACATGCCTTATTGGGTGGTATCAGCAATGAAGTGCCTCGCCAACT ggcCTAATGGCAATGAAACCAAACAGCCAGTGTACCCGGGCTTTGAGAGGGATGTTCTGAAAACAGTAGGGGATTATTTTCAGAGACTCAAAGAACCCCTGCTGACTTTCCATCTATATGAAGTCTTTGTCAACATTCTCA GTCtgctgcaggagcaggaggTAGCCACCGAGGCTCTTCAAGTCAGCAGTCTCTTACTGCCGCCAGCCAACCGAAGACGCCTCCAGCTTTTACTGCGCCTCATGGCGCGGGTTTGCCAGAATCCCCACCTGCCTCCACTAAATGACACCATCACTACACGCACACTG ATGGTGCAAATGTTCTCTCACTGCGTTCTGGGCTCAGTAGATGAGATGGACTTGGATGAGCTGCTGGCCACCAAACTGGTGACCTTCATGATGGaacaccacaacaccatcttCCAAGTGCCCACCAAGCTGCGTTGCCAGGTTGAGGAGCACCTGTCCCATCTCAAAAGAGTTCAG ATCAAATATGCAGGTTCAGATACAGACTTCAGCGCATCTCCAGCTTTTTGTAAACAGATCAGTAGGGTGGAGTCTGAGGAGCAGAAGGTTATAGGTACCCAGACAcccctgcaggagctgctggagggcCTGATTGCAGATAAAGAACTTCCTgccaaagacaaaagaaaaaggctTAAACAG TTCCAGAGGTCGTACCCAGAAGTCTACCACAATCGATTTCCCACTGAGGAAAGCAAAGCTGCTGTGATACCTGAGAAAACCCCTCGACTCAAACCTCATCTCATGTTTTTCAACCTCAAGAAACCCTTCCAGCCTTTTCAGAGGAGCTGGAGTTTTAGGGCTTGA
- the LOC108887877 gene encoding homeodomain-interacting protein kinase 1, giving the protein MGDTRYQTPKGNDLPCTLPENYEVLDIVGKGCYGVVAKCYKQDSKETVAVKVSQYTKTAKKEISMLTNLMKKGLHKYNIIQFHESFELEEGNALVFEILDISLHDYMTQRHIARLPSYVIRALIQQLATALNVLKKVGVIHTDIKMDNIMLVDRLRKPFRVKLIDFGLAIPRSQARQGGVYQPHPYRSPEIILGAPFTEAIDMWSLGCVMALMHGRRLFPRCSEHNLIKYMTDFFGQPADDFLDTGLKTEQFFEKHSGSQWSLKKCEETGSPGQRRRYTLCSLDALKTMDLDEEDLEEVTDRWESIELMKKMLQMDPRERITPKKVLRHPFITKSHLIGISWSTFPSEDVLVQPLDSRGLKEIWLTAKEEIFYSTGSTSDSFWSALTTTPKDVLHQLTCSVNSSSQTEQHSQRSFLTGGFPHISSPTDIFWSVQPENIVDQPINSDNSTSPEVLTTAKQEFMNSINRI; this is encoded by the exons ATGGGAGACACCCGGTACCAGACACCTAAAGGAAATGATCTGCCCTGCACATTACCAGAAAACTATGAGGTTCTGGACATTGTGGGGAAGGGGTGCTATGGAGTTGTAGCAAAATGTTATAAACAAGACTCCAAAGAGACAGTGGCAGTTAAGGTCTCACAATACACCAAAACAGCAAAGAAGGAG ATTTCGATGTTGACTAACCTCATGAAAAAAGGCCTGCATAAGTACAACATTATCCAGTTTCATGAGTCATTTGAATTGGAAGAGGGAAATGCACTGGTGTTTGAGATACTGGACATCAGCCTGCATGATTACATGACACAGAGACATATAGCTCGTCTTCCATCATATGTCATCAGAGCTCTCATCCAGCAG CTGGCTACTGCACTCAATGTCCTGAAGAAAGTTGGCGTGATCCACACAGATATAAAAATGGACAACATTATGTTGGTGGACCGCCTAAGGAAGCCCTTCAGGGTAAAACTTATTGATTTTGGCTTGGCAATTCCTAGATCGCAAGCCCGTCAAGGAGGTGTTTATCAGCCTCATCCCTACAG ATCACCAGAAATTATCCTGGGAGCCCCATTCACAGAGGCCATTGACATGTGGTCACTAGGCTGTGTTATGGCACTAATGCATGGAAGGAGACTTTTCCCTAGGTGCTCTGAACATAACCTG ATTAAATACATGACTGACTTCTTTGGCCAACCAGCAGACGACTTTCTGGATACtggtttaaaaacagaacaattctttgaaaaacattCTGGCAGTCAGTGGAGTTTGAAG AAATGTGAGGAGACTGGGAGCCCTGGACAAAGAAGACGCTACACATTGTGTTCCCTGGATGCATTGAAGACA ATGGATTTGGATGAGGAGGACCTGGAAGAAGTTACTGACAGATGGGAGTCTATCGAGCTCATGAAAAAGATGCTACAAATGGATCCACGAGAGAGGATTACCCCCAAGAAAGTCCTTAGACATCCCTTTATTACCAAGAGCCATCTGATTGGTATCTCATG GTCAACCTTTCCATCAGAGGATGTCCTTGTGCAGCCCCTAGATTCAAGAGGCTTGAAAGAGATTTGGTTGACAGCAAAAGAGGAAATTTTCTACAGCACTGGAAG CACTTCTGACAGTTTCTGGTCAGCTTTAACAACAACACCAAAAGATGTACTGCATCAGCTGACCTGTTCAGTCAACAGCAGTTCTCAGACTGAACAACATTCACAGAGGAGTTTTCTGACAG GAGGTTTCCCTCACATCAGCAGTCCCACTGACATCTTCTGGTCAGTGCAACCAGAAAATATTGTGGATCAGCCAATAAATTCAGATAACAGCACCTCTCCAGAGGTATTAACAACAGCCAAACAGGAGTTTATGAACAGCATCAACAG AATTTGA